One Pseudonocardia abyssalis DNA segment encodes these proteins:
- the resB gene encoding cytochrome c biogenesis protein ResB encodes MVTDTPVRPTPPRTPPPGWIALRNAWRALTSMRTALILLFLLAVAAMPGALLPQRSLNQRLVDQYFVDYPTLAPLLDRVDAFDVFAAPWFAAIYLLLMVSLIGCVLPRTVDDARALRAKPVATPRNLARLPHHGAGTLDADLDGAAERVRGQLRGWRVAEREEDGGRRTFSAEKGYSREIGNLVFHLSLVGLLIGFAAGKLFGYEGQVIVPAGGGEFCNTGILGYDSFRAGTLVDGTDLAPFCVRVDDFTATYLPTGQPDRYDAALSYQTGDDLDTGSADAWRSFPLSVNNPLRTDGARVYLLGNGYAPIFTVTFPNGDVRTGDVQWRPVDQATLLSEGATKFEPPGVTDEEQRRTGQLAITGLLAPTTSGGTVVTSVFPDLRDPEVAIDVLRGDLGLDDGRGQSIFEVDQAQVDSGELVRVARENLVPGQSLTLDDGTQIRFDGVRKWVNLQISHDPGQIWVLVFAVTMLTGLAASLGVRRRRFWARLTPSDQPGRSVVELGGLARTDRAGYGEEFDRLRADLLEPHVVKDA; translated from the coding sequence ATGGTCACCGACACGCCCGTCCGGCCCACCCCGCCGCGCACACCCCCGCCGGGCTGGATCGCGCTGCGCAACGCCTGGCGCGCGCTGACGTCCATGCGCACCGCGCTGATCCTGCTGTTCCTGCTGGCCGTCGCGGCGATGCCGGGGGCGCTGTTGCCGCAGCGCTCGCTCAACCAGCGTCTCGTCGACCAGTACTTCGTCGACTACCCGACGCTCGCGCCGCTGCTCGACCGCGTCGACGCGTTCGACGTGTTCGCCGCCCCGTGGTTCGCCGCGATCTACCTGCTGCTGATGGTGTCGCTGATCGGGTGCGTCCTGCCCCGCACCGTCGACGACGCCCGCGCGCTGCGCGCGAAACCCGTCGCCACCCCGCGCAACCTCGCCCGGCTGCCGCACCACGGCGCGGGCACCCTCGACGCCGACCTCGACGGGGCCGCCGAGCGGGTGCGCGGGCAGCTGCGCGGCTGGCGGGTCGCCGAGCGCGAGGAGGACGGCGGGCGCCGCACGTTCTCCGCGGAGAAGGGCTACTCGCGGGAGATCGGCAACCTGGTCTTCCACCTGTCGCTGGTGGGGCTGCTGATCGGGTTCGCGGCCGGCAAGCTGTTCGGCTACGAGGGGCAGGTGATCGTGCCCGCGGGCGGCGGGGAGTTCTGCAACACCGGGATCCTCGGCTACGACTCCTTCCGTGCCGGCACGCTCGTCGACGGCACCGACCTCGCGCCGTTCTGCGTCCGCGTCGACGACTTCACCGCCACCTACCTGCCCACCGGCCAGCCCGACCGCTACGACGCCGCCCTGAGCTACCAGACCGGCGACGACCTCGACACCGGCAGCGCCGACGCGTGGCGTTCGTTCCCGCTGTCGGTCAACAACCCGCTGCGCACCGACGGCGCCCGCGTCTACCTGCTGGGCAACGGGTACGCGCCGATCTTCACCGTCACCTTCCCCAACGGCGACGTCCGCACCGGCGACGTCCAGTGGCGTCCCGTCGACCAGGCGACGCTGCTGTCGGAGGGGGCCACGAAGTTCGAGCCGCCCGGCGTCACCGACGAGGAGCAGCGGCGCACCGGGCAGCTCGCGATCACCGGGCTGCTCGCGCCCACGACGTCCGGCGGCACCGTCGTCACCTCGGTGTTCCCCGACCTGCGCGACCCGGAGGTCGCGATCGACGTGCTGCGTGGTGACCTCGGCCTCGACGACGGCCGCGGTCAGTCGATCTTCGAGGTGGACCAGGCGCAGGTCGACTCCGGCGAGCTGGTGCGGGTGGCACGGGAGAACCTGGTGCCGGGGCAGAGCCTCACGCTCGACGACGGCACGCAGATCCGGTTCGACGGCGTGCGCAAGTGGGTCAACCTGCAGATCAGCCACGATCCCGGCCAGATCTGGGTACTGGTGTTCGCGGTGACGATGCTGACCGGTCTCGCGGCCTCGCTGGGGGTCCGGCGCCGCCGGTTCTGGGCCCGGCTCACCCCCTCCGACCAGCCCGGACGTAGCGTGGTGGAGCTCGGTGGGCTCGCCCGCACCGACCGCGCCGGGTACGGCGAGGAGTTCGACCGCCTCCGGGCGGACCTGTTGGAACCCCACGTGGTGAAGGACGCCTGA
- the ccsB gene encoding c-type cytochrome biogenesis protein CcsB, with amino-acid sequence MLAQYSDLLFMAAVGVYVLAMVLHAVEFAAARSAKPVLVGAGGPDVVEVAPAPARSERCARMAVSLTVLGAALQFASIVTRGLAAERWPLGNMYEFVSAICLAAIVGWLVMLRRSPVTRAVGPFVVLLVVVLLFLAGTVLYAQAAPVVPALQSYWLVIHVTTITISSGLLLVPGVASILFLVRGAGWLTDRLPSSDVLDRLAYRVTIIAFPLFTFAVIAGAIWAEAAWGRFWGWDPKETVAFVSWVVYAAYLHARATAGWRAARAAWINVAGFATVLFNLFFINMVVAGLHSYAGLG; translated from the coding sequence ATGCTCGCTCAATACAGCGACCTCCTCTTCATGGCCGCCGTCGGCGTGTACGTGTTGGCGATGGTGCTGCACGCCGTCGAGTTCGCCGCCGCCCGGTCGGCGAAGCCGGTGCTGGTGGGGGCCGGGGGACCGGACGTGGTCGAGGTCGCTCCCGCGCCCGCCCGCAGCGAGCGCTGTGCACGCATGGCCGTCTCGCTGACGGTGCTCGGCGCGGCACTGCAGTTCGCGTCGATCGTCACCCGTGGGCTGGCGGCGGAGCGCTGGCCGTTGGGCAACATGTACGAGTTCGTCTCCGCGATCTGCCTGGCCGCGATCGTCGGATGGCTGGTGATGCTGCGCCGCTCGCCGGTGACGCGCGCCGTCGGTCCGTTCGTGGTGCTGCTGGTCGTGGTGCTGCTGTTCCTCGCCGGGACCGTGCTGTACGCCCAGGCCGCGCCGGTCGTGCCCGCGCTGCAGTCGTACTGGTTGGTCATCCACGTCACGACGATCACGATCTCGTCGGGCCTGCTGCTGGTGCCCGGTGTCGCGAGCATCCTGTTCCTGGTGCGCGGGGCGGGGTGGCTGACCGACCGGCTCCCGTCGTCCGACGTCCTCGACCGGCTCGCCTACCGCGTCACGATCATCGCGTTCCCGCTGTTCACGTTCGCCGTCATCGCCGGGGCGATCTGGGCCGAGGCGGCGTGGGGCCGGTTCTGGGGCTGGGACCCGAAGGAGACCGTCGCGTTCGTCTCCTGGGTGGTCTACGCGGCCTACCTGCACGCCCGGGCCACCGCCGGCTGGCGCGCGGCCCGCGCGGCCTGGATCAACGTGGCCGGGTTCGCCACCGTGCTGTTCAACCTGTTCTTCATCAACATGGTGGTCGCCGGCCTGCACTCCTACGCCGGCCTGGGCTGA
- a CDS encoding MinD/ParA family ATP-binding protein, giving the protein MPESLPDARGGAEARSADAWSADARPADVRGADPRRAAAPVDDRTGGGTGDAHPVPSRPPAAAPPPARPPRPPIQPDPSGATGPSATGPSATGNGAADTGPRTPPRGAPRWTDPGAVAAQQAQHARNPEQPDLSSARLLRPSKRPPQSGWRRLVYVLSGRLINPGESPLDVRRRELTVRVNQPLLGCYKIGVLSLKGGVGKTTMTATLGATFASLRGDRVVAVDANPDRGTLSQKIPLETSATVRNLLRDAQRVRRYTDVRAYTSQGPSRLEVLASEQDPAVSEAFSEDDYRRTVNLLEHFYNIVLTDCGTGLMHSAMYGVLGVADQLIIVSSSSIDGARSASATMDWLDAHGHGDLVRNAVAVVNSVSRSTGGVDLDRVAEHFAARCRAVVQIPFDAHLQEGAEVDLDRLEPQTRLALLELAAAVADAFASAHSSG; this is encoded by the coding sequence ATGCCCGAGAGCCTTCCCGACGCCCGCGGCGGTGCCGAAGCCCGGTCCGCCGATGCCTGGTCCGCCGATGCCCGGCCCGCCGACGTCCGGGGGGCGGACCCGCGCCGTGCCGCCGCTCCCGTCGACGACCGCACGGGAGGCGGGACGGGTGACGCGCACCCGGTGCCGTCCCGGCCCCCGGCCGCCGCACCGCCGCCCGCGCGCCCGCCGCGCCCCCCGATCCAGCCCGACCCCTCCGGCGCCACGGGACCCTCCGCCACGGGACCCTCCGCCACGGGCAACGGCGCCGCCGACACCGGCCCCCGCACCCCGCCGCGCGGAGCGCCGCGGTGGACCGACCCCGGCGCCGTCGCCGCGCAGCAGGCGCAGCACGCGCGAAACCCCGAGCAGCCCGACCTGTCCTCGGCCCGCCTGCTGCGTCCGAGCAAGCGCCCCCCGCAGTCGGGGTGGCGCCGGCTGGTCTACGTGCTGTCCGGGCGCCTGATCAACCCGGGGGAGAGCCCGCTCGACGTGCGCCGCCGCGAGCTCACCGTGCGCGTCAACCAGCCGTTGCTGGGCTGCTACAAGATCGGGGTGCTGAGCCTCAAGGGCGGCGTCGGCAAGACCACGATGACGGCCACGCTCGGCGCGACGTTCGCGTCGCTGCGCGGCGACCGCGTGGTGGCCGTCGACGCCAACCCCGACCGCGGCACGCTGAGCCAGAAGATCCCGCTGGAGACCAGCGCCACCGTGCGCAACCTGCTCCGCGACGCGCAGCGCGTCCGCCGCTACACCGACGTGCGCGCCTACACCTCGCAGGGCCCGTCGCGGCTCGAGGTGCTGGCCAGCGAGCAGGATCCGGCGGTGTCGGAGGCGTTCAGCGAGGACGACTACCGCCGCACCGTCAACCTCCTCGAGCACTTCTACAACATCGTCCTCACCGACTGCGGCACCGGACTGATGCACTCCGCGATGTACGGCGTGCTCGGCGTGGCCGACCAGTTGATCATCGTGTCGTCGAGCTCGATCGACGGGGCGCGCAGCGCGTCGGCCACGATGGACTGGCTCGACGCCCACGGCCACGGCGACCTCGTGCGCAACGCGGTGGCCGTGGTCAACAGCGTCAGCCGCTCGACGGGCGGCGTGGACCTGGACCGGGTGGCCGAGCACTTCGCGGCACGCTGCCGGGCCGTCGTGCAGATCCCCTTCGACGCGCACCTGCAGGAGGGCGCGGAGGTCGATCTGGACAGGTTGGAGCCGCAGACGCGGCTGGCCCTGCTGGAACTGGCCGCCGCCGTGGCCGATGCGTTCGCCTCGGCCCACAGCAGTGGCTGA
- a CDS encoding BldC family transcriptional regulator: MAAPTSSEERLLTPGEVAGLFRVDPKTVTRWASAGRIGSIRTPGGHRRFRESEVRGLLADLTSEATLPPAHG; this comes from the coding sequence ATGGCAGCACCCACGAGCAGCGAGGAACGACTCCTCACCCCCGGCGAGGTCGCCGGCCTGTTCCGCGTCGACCCCAAGACCGTCACCCGTTGGGCATCGGCCGGTCGGATCGGCTCGATCCGCACCCCTGGCGGGCACCGTCGGTTCCGCGAGTCCGAGGTCCGCGGCCTGCTCGCCGACCTGACCAGTGAGGCGACGCTACCGCCCGCGCACGGCTGA
- a CDS encoding DUF4229 domain-containing protein yields the protein MTSPPAPGLLPTIGLYALARLGLVAVVAALLALAGVPVLVAVLVGLIVALPLSMVLFRGLRSRLDAALAEASRRRGVEREALRSRLRGESE from the coding sequence ATGACGTCACCACCGGCCCCGGGCCTGCTGCCCACCATCGGGCTCTACGCGCTCGCGCGGCTCGGGCTCGTCGCCGTCGTCGCCGCGCTGCTCGCACTGGCCGGCGTCCCGGTGCTGGTCGCCGTCCTCGTGGGGCTGATCGTCGCGCTGCCGCTGTCGATGGTGCTGTTCCGCGGGCTGCGGTCCCGGCTCGACGCGGCCCTCGCCGAGGCCTCCCGGCGGCGCGGGGTGGAACGCGAGGCCCTGCGGTCGCGGCTGCGCGGGGAGAGCGAGTAG
- a CDS encoding 1,4-dihydroxy-2-naphthoate polyprenyltransferase encodes MATLNQWVQGARPRTLPTAVSPVVVGTGAAIGAGTVAPGRALLALLVAVALVIGVNFANDYSDGIRGTDDDRVGPLRLVGSKLAAASTVRSVAFGCFVVAGLAGLTLVSISRQWWLIAVGALCIAGAWFYTGGSRPYGYAGLGEVAVFVFFGPVAVLGTVITQSGPPSPLAVIGAVGVGLLTCAVLVANNLRDIPTDAVSGKRTLAVLLGDTDTRRLYVALVAAPFLLSALAGLRSWPMLIALAALPLAFLPARQVLAGADGRALVRVLGATGVTLLGWSVLTGVGAALSGVL; translated from the coding sequence GTGGCCACGTTGAACCAGTGGGTGCAGGGCGCCCGCCCGCGCACCCTGCCGACCGCCGTCTCCCCGGTCGTGGTCGGGACCGGGGCCGCGATCGGGGCCGGGACCGTCGCCCCGGGCCGGGCACTGCTGGCCCTCCTCGTGGCCGTCGCGCTGGTCATCGGGGTGAACTTCGCCAACGACTACTCCGACGGCATCCGCGGCACCGACGACGACCGGGTCGGGCCGCTGCGCCTCGTCGGGTCGAAGCTGGCGGCGGCCTCCACCGTCCGCTCCGTGGCCTTCGGCTGCTTCGTCGTCGCGGGTCTGGCGGGCCTGACGCTGGTGTCGATCTCCCGGCAGTGGTGGCTGATCGCGGTGGGGGCGCTGTGCATCGCGGGCGCCTGGTTCTACACCGGCGGCTCCCGGCCCTACGGCTACGCGGGGCTCGGCGAGGTGGCGGTGTTCGTGTTCTTCGGGCCGGTCGCCGTGCTCGGCACCGTGATCACCCAGAGCGGGCCGCCGAGCCCCCTCGCGGTGATCGGCGCGGTCGGGGTCGGGCTGCTCACGTGCGCGGTGCTCGTCGCCAACAACCTGCGCGACATCCCCACCGACGCCGTCTCCGGCAAGCGCACGCTCGCGGTCCTGCTCGGCGACACCGACACCCGCCGCCTCTACGTCGCCCTCGTCGCGGCGCCGTTCCTGCTCTCCGCACTGGCCGGCCTGCGCAGCTGGCCGATGCTGATCGCCCTGGCCGCGCTGCCGCTGGCGTTCCTGCCGGCCCGCCAGGTGCTCGCGGGGGCCGACGGGCGCGCGCTCGTCCGCGTACTCGGAGCCACCGGGGTGACGCTGCTCGGATGGTCCGTCCTCACCGGCGTCGGCGCGGCACTCAGCGGCGTGCTCTGA
- the menE gene encoding o-succinylbenzoate--CoA ligase, with the protein MRTITLDGSPDGVDALVGALAAALDGGPAVLPWTGAAPFPIEPAPPGTAVVIATSGSTGEPRLVALTAAALRASAAATAARLGGPARWLLALPAEHVAGVQVIVRALLAGAPPVVQDLRTGFRPDTFAAATDRLGPGARHTSLVPTQLLRVLDAGGDALDALRGYRAVLVGGAALDTGLRRRALDAGVAVVTTYGMSETAGGCVYDGLPLDGVGVDLEPDGRIVLTGPTLATGYLGGSPFGGRFRTGDLGRWTDGRLEVLGRADDVIVTGGEKVAPAAVERVLTAQPGVLAACVVGVADAQWGQVVAAAVVPGADRPDDDSLRDAVRDALGRAAVPRRLVDVPEIPIRGIGKPDRAAVARLVTVTDRPEPLTG; encoded by the coding sequence ATGCGGACGATCACGCTCGACGGCTCCCCCGACGGCGTCGACGCGCTGGTCGGGGCACTGGCGGCGGCGCTGGACGGCGGCCCCGCGGTACTCCCGTGGACCGGTGCCGCACCATTCCCGATCGAGCCGGCCCCACCGGGCACCGCGGTCGTCATCGCGACGTCCGGATCGACCGGTGAGCCCCGGCTGGTGGCACTGACCGCGGCCGCGCTGCGGGCGTCGGCCGCAGCCACGGCGGCCCGGCTCGGCGGCCCGGCCCGCTGGCTGCTCGCGCTGCCGGCCGAGCACGTCGCCGGGGTGCAGGTGATCGTGCGGGCGCTGCTGGCCGGCGCGCCGCCCGTCGTGCAGGACCTGCGCACCGGCTTCCGCCCCGACACCTTCGCCGCCGCCACCGACCGGCTGGGCCCCGGCGCGCGGCACACGAGCCTCGTCCCGACCCAGCTCCTCCGCGTCCTGGACGCCGGCGGCGACGCCCTCGACGCGCTGCGCGGCTACCGCGCGGTGCTCGTCGGCGGCGCGGCTCTGGACACGGGCCTGCGCCGCAGGGCACTCGACGCGGGCGTCGCCGTCGTCACCACCTACGGCATGAGCGAGACCGCGGGCGGTTGCGTCTACGACGGGCTGCCGCTCGACGGCGTCGGCGTCGACCTGGAACCCGACGGCCGCATCGTGCTCACCGGGCCGACCCTGGCCACCGGCTACCTCGGTGGGTCGCCGTTCGGCGGGCGGTTCCGCACCGGCGACCTCGGCCGCTGGACCGACGGTCGGCTGGAGGTGCTCGGCCGGGCCGACGACGTGATCGTCACGGGCGGGGAGAAGGTCGCGCCGGCCGCCGTCGAGCGGGTGCTGACCGCTCAGCCGGGGGTGCTCGCGGCGTGCGTGGTCGGGGTCGCCGACGCGCAGTGGGGACAGGTCGTCGCCGCCGCGGTGGTGCCCGGAGCCGACCGCCCCGACGACGACAGCCTCCGCGACGCCGTGCGCGACGCTCTCGGCCGGGCCGCGGTGCCGCGCCGGCTCGTCGACGTACCGGAGATCCCGATCCGGGGGATCGGGAAGCCCGATCGTGCGGCCGTGGCCCGGCTCGTCACGGTGACGGACCGGCCGGAGCCCCTGACCGGGTGA
- a CDS encoding 1,4-dihydroxy-2-naphthoyl-CoA synthase, translated as MAVSEIFDPSAWRPVEGFDFVDITYHRAVDTGAVRIAFDRPEVRNAFRPGTVDELYRALDHARQTPDVGCVLLTGNGPAPKDGVWAFCSGGDQRIRGRTGYQYADGDTSDTVQAGRAGRLHILECQRLIRFMPKVVIAVVNGWAAGGGHSLHAVADLTLASAEHGRFKQTDADVGSFDGGYGSAYLAKQVGQKFAREIFFLGREYSAADAHRMGAVNAVVPHAELEATALQWAKEINGKSPTAQRMLKYAFNLTDDGLVGQQLFAGEATRLAYMTDEAVEGRDAFLQKREPDWAAYPWHY; from the coding sequence GTGGCCGTCTCCGAGATCTTCGACCCCTCCGCGTGGCGTCCGGTGGAGGGGTTCGACTTCGTCGACATCACCTACCACCGCGCCGTCGACACCGGTGCCGTGCGCATCGCGTTCGACCGCCCCGAGGTGCGCAATGCGTTCCGCCCCGGCACCGTCGACGAGCTGTATCGCGCTCTCGACCACGCCCGCCAGACCCCGGACGTCGGCTGCGTCCTGCTCACCGGCAACGGCCCGGCGCCGAAGGACGGCGTGTGGGCGTTCTGCTCGGGCGGCGACCAGCGCATCCGCGGCCGCACCGGCTACCAGTACGCCGATGGCGACACCTCCGACACGGTGCAGGCCGGCCGCGCGGGGCGCCTGCACATCCTGGAGTGCCAGCGGCTGATCCGGTTCATGCCGAAGGTCGTCATCGCCGTCGTCAACGGATGGGCCGCGGGTGGCGGGCATTCGCTGCACGCCGTCGCGGACCTCACGCTCGCCAGCGCGGAGCACGGCCGCTTCAAGCAGACCGACGCCGACGTCGGCAGCTTCGACGGCGGCTACGGCTCGGCCTACCTGGCCAAGCAGGTGGGTCAGAAGTTCGCCCGCGAGATCTTCTTCCTGGGCCGCGAGTACTCCGCGGCCGACGCGCACCGGATGGGTGCGGTCAACGCCGTCGTGCCGCACGCGGAGCTCGAGGCCACCGCCCTGCAGTGGGCGAAGGAGATCAACGGCAAGTCGCCCACCGCGCAGCGGATGCTCAAGTACGCGTTCAACCTCACCGACGACGGGCTGGTCGGGCAGCAGCTGTTCGCCGGCGAGGCCACGCGGCTCGCGTACATGACCGACGAGGCCGTCGAGGGCCGCGACGCGTTCCTGCAGAAGCGCGAGCCCGACTGGGCCGCGTACCCCTGGCACTACTAG
- a CDS encoding TerD family protein produces the protein MQTLPKGANAPLPPGPVSVRVTAAAPVDISALLVAATGKVRGDADFVFYNQPQAAGVRYNPDGVDVDPSAVEDAIETVVVTASLDGRGPATFGALGGLRMDVAVGGSPLVTFTPEGLGAETALLCVEIYRRGAQWKVRAVGQGYANGLGGIATDYGISVDDEPAQVAAAPVAPAPPAAPSVVNLDKGKVSLAKRQTVSLTKTGAPALRRVAMGLGWDPARGGRSIDLDASAVVIGSRGKKTDSVWFMSKSAFRGALEHSGDNLTGAGDGDDETIQVDLAKLPDDVQAIVFVVNSFQGQKFTEVARAYCRLVDLDTRAELVRFELTDSKPHTGVIMSVLRRAGAAWTMTAIGEFHDGKTVRAMYGPAEALLRDLG, from the coding sequence GTGCAGACCCTGCCCAAGGGCGCCAACGCGCCGCTCCCGCCCGGTCCCGTCTCGGTGCGCGTCACGGCCGCCGCGCCCGTCGACATCTCGGCCCTGCTGGTCGCGGCCACCGGCAAGGTGCGCGGCGACGCCGACTTCGTGTTCTACAACCAGCCGCAGGCGGCCGGCGTCCGCTACAACCCCGACGGCGTCGACGTCGACCCGTCGGCGGTGGAGGACGCGATCGAGACCGTCGTCGTCACCGCGAGCCTCGACGGCCGCGGGCCCGCCACGTTCGGGGCGCTCGGCGGGCTGCGGATGGACGTCGCGGTCGGCGGGTCGCCGCTGGTGACGTTCACCCCCGAGGGACTCGGGGCGGAGACGGCGCTGCTGTGCGTGGAGATCTACCGGCGCGGCGCGCAGTGGAAGGTGCGCGCGGTCGGGCAGGGCTACGCGAACGGGCTCGGCGGGATCGCCACCGACTACGGCATCTCCGTCGACGACGAGCCGGCGCAGGTGGCGGCCGCCCCGGTGGCGCCCGCGCCGCCCGCCGCCCCGTCCGTCGTCAACCTCGACAAGGGGAAGGTGTCGCTGGCCAAGCGGCAGACCGTCTCGCTGACGAAGACCGGTGCACCGGCCCTGCGGCGCGTCGCGATGGGCCTGGGCTGGGACCCGGCCCGCGGCGGGCGCAGCATCGACCTCGACGCGTCCGCCGTCGTGATCGGCAGCCGCGGCAAGAAGACCGACTCGGTGTGGTTCATGAGCAAGAGCGCCTTCAGGGGCGCGCTCGAGCACTCCGGCGACAACCTCACCGGCGCCGGGGACGGCGACGACGAGACCATCCAGGTCGACCTCGCGAAGCTCCCCGACGACGTGCAGGCGATCGTGTTCGTCGTCAACTCCTTCCAGGGCCAGAAGTTCACCGAGGTCGCCCGGGCCTACTGCCGCCTCGTCGACCTCGACACCCGCGCCGAGCTCGTCCGCTTCGAGCTGACCGACTCGAAGCCGCACACCGGCGTGATCATGTCCGTGCTGCGCCGCGCGGGCGCCGCCTGGACGATGACCGCGATCGGCGAGTTCCACGACGGCAAGACGGTCCGCGCGATGTACGGCCCGGCCGAGGCGCTGCTGAGGGACCTGGGCTAG
- a CDS encoding GntR family transcriptional regulator produces the protein MEQVGADPMGARVLGALRTAVISGELAPGSLHSVQQLATQLGVSRTPVREALIQLAQQGIVRFERNRGVRVLQTSLHDLEEVFALRLLLEVPATRRACALFDAAGRRDLRRIFRAMERAADADDEFALWEHDRRFHRAVLEASGNRRLAQYVDGLRDTVLRRGVSTARSSRSLHDIVAEHVVILERIEASDADGAAAAMHAHVRHTAELLIAQESGEPAGTVEIDLAWTTHDRMRTD, from the coding sequence GTGGAGCAGGTCGGCGCGGACCCGATGGGCGCCCGGGTGCTGGGGGCGCTGCGCACGGCCGTCATCTCCGGGGAGCTGGCGCCGGGCTCGCTGCACTCGGTGCAGCAGCTCGCGACCCAGCTCGGGGTGTCGCGCACGCCCGTCCGGGAGGCGCTGATCCAGCTGGCGCAGCAGGGGATCGTCCGGTTCGAGCGCAACCGCGGCGTGCGGGTGCTGCAGACCTCGCTGCACGACCTCGAGGAGGTCTTCGCGCTCCGGCTGCTGCTCGAGGTGCCCGCCACCCGCCGCGCCTGCGCCCTGTTCGACGCCGCCGGGCGCCGGGACCTGCGCAGGATCTTCCGGGCGATGGAGCGCGCCGCCGACGCCGACGACGAGTTCGCGCTCTGGGAGCACGACCGGCGCTTCCACCGGGCGGTGCTGGAGGCGTCGGGCAACCGGCGGTTGGCGCAGTACGTCGACGGGCTGCGCGACACGGTCCTGCGGCGCGGGGTGTCGACGGCGCGGTCGTCGCGCTCGCTGCACGACATCGTCGCCGAGCACGTGGTGATCCTGGAACGGATCGAGGCGTCCGACGCCGACGGGGCCGCGGCGGCCATGCACGCGCACGTCCGGCACACCGCGGAGCTGCTCATCGCGCAGGAGAGCGGGGAGCCCGCGGGCACCGTCGAGATCGACCTGGCCTGGACGACCCATGATCGGATGCGCACGGATTGA
- a CDS encoding N-acyl homoserine lactonase family protein, giving the protein MATANKVTVIPCGAMTADLTWLLIKPGKSITDRHHKDAPPPWVDVPTHCVLVETDEGKVLWDTSCPSDWEERWAPTGLQDFFPYDKAGDDEYLDARLNQLGVGLDEIDYVILSHLHFDHAGNAQMFKNTNAKLVCHEREKDFAFNFEGPFNGAHLKADYEGLDFQTVSGDTDFLPGIKLIETPGHTVGTMSMQVDLPDTGTMIFTSDAVYMGESFGPPATPAAIVNNLEDFYRSVEKLRGIQEKTGAQMVFGHDAEQIHQLRVAPDGSYT; this is encoded by the coding sequence ATGGCCACCGCGAACAAGGTCACCGTCATCCCCTGCGGGGCGATGACGGCCGACCTCACCTGGCTCCTGATCAAGCCCGGCAAGTCGATCACCGACCGCCACCACAAGGACGCCCCGCCGCCGTGGGTGGACGTGCCCACGCACTGCGTGCTGGTGGAGACCGACGAGGGCAAGGTCCTCTGGGACACCAGCTGTCCGAGCGACTGGGAGGAGCGCTGGGCGCCCACCGGCCTGCAGGACTTCTTCCCCTACGACAAGGCCGGCGACGACGAGTACCTCGACGCGCGGCTCAACCAGCTCGGCGTCGGCCTCGACGAGATCGACTACGTGATCCTCTCGCACCTGCACTTCGACCACGCCGGCAACGCGCAGATGTTCAAGAACACCAACGCGAAGCTGGTCTGCCACGAGCGCGAGAAGGACTTCGCGTTCAACTTCGAGGGCCCGTTCAACGGCGCGCACCTCAAGGCCGACTACGAGGGCCTGGACTTCCAGACCGTCTCCGGCGACACCGACTTCCTCCCCGGCATCAAGCTCATCGAGACCCCCGGCCACACCGTCGGCACGATGTCGATGCAGGTCGACCTGCCCGACACCGGCACGATGATCTTCACCTCGGACGCCGTCTACATGGGCGAGAGCTTCGGCCCGCCCGCCACGCCCGCCGCGATCGTCAACAACCTCGAGGACTTCTACCGGTCCGTCGAGAAGCTGCGCGGGATCCAGGAGAAGACCGGCGCACAGATGGTCTTCGGCCACGACGCCGAGCAGATCCACCAGCTGCGCGTGGCGCCGGACGGGTCGTACACGTGA